The DNA sequence GGTCGCGCACGCGCTCCTCGATCCGCGCCTCCAGCTCGCGCGGCTTGGACTGGCCGCTGCGGGAGCCGGGGCCGCTGCGCGGGCCGCCGGCGCCGCCGATGCCCGGGGTGCGGGAGACCTTCGGGCCGCCCTTGGCGCCACCGCGGGCCGCAGCGCCTCGCGCACCGCCACCGCGGTTGGCGTCGGCCGCGCCGCGGGCACCGCCGCCGCCCGCCTTGGCACCGCCGCGGCCGTTGCGCTCGCCCTCGGGGCCCACGTCGTAGCGACGCTCCTCGGGGCGGGGGTTGCGGATGCGGGGGGCCTGCTCGCGGTCACGGTCGGAGCCGCCGCCCTGGTAGCCGCCGGAGGAGCCGCCACCCTGGTAACCGCCGGAGGAGCCGCCACCCTGGTAACCGCCACCGGAGGAGCCGCCGCGAGAGCCACCGCCCTGGTAACCCCCACCGGAGCTGCCGCCGCGCGAGCCGCCACCCTGGTAGCCACCGCCCGAGGAGCCGCCGCGCGAGCCGCCACCCTGGTAGCCACCGCCCGAGGAGCCGCCGCGCGAGCCGCCGCCCGAGCTGCCGCCGCCCTGGTAGCCGCCACCGGAGGAGCCGCCGCGCGTGCCGCCACCCTGGTAGCCACCGCCCGAGGAGCCGCCGCGCGAGCCACCGCCCGAGCCGCTGCCGCCGCCGGAGCCGCCACCGCGGTAGCCACCACCGCCGCCGCTGGAGGAGCCGCCGCGGGGGGAGCCACCGCGCCCGCCACCACCGCCGCCGCTGTTCCTGTTGCCGCCACCGTTGCCGTTGCCGCTGCTTCGCATCAAAGTTCCGTCGTCTTGTCGTCTTCATCGGTATCCGGAGAGTCCGGATCGAACGACGGAACACCCTCTTGCGTCTCGGCTTCGATCGCGTCCGCCTCGGGGAGGAAGGGCGCGAGCTCCGGGAGCTCGTCCAGGCCACGCAGGCCCATCCGCTCCAGAAAGTAGTTCGTCGTCCTGTACAGGATCGCACCTGTTTCGGGTTCCGTCCCCGCCTCCTCCACCAGACCCCGCTGGAGGAGGGTGCGCATGACCCCGTCGCAGTTGACTCCGCGGACCGCCGAGACCCTCGACCTGCTGACCGGCTGGCGGTACGCGACGACGGCCATCGTCTCCAGAGCCGCCTGGGTGAGACGGGCCTGCTGACCGTCGAGGACGAAGGCCTCCACCGCCGGCGCGTAGTCCGCCCGGCTGTAGAACCGCCAGCCCCCGGCGACGAGCCGCAATTCGAATCCGCGCCCCTGGACCTCGTACTCGTCCACCAGCTCGCGCAGCGCCCGCGCGACCTCGCGGGGGGTCCGCTCCAGCACCTTGGCCAGGTGCGCCTCGGTCGCCGGCTCGTCCACGACCATGAGGACGGCCTCCAGGGCCGGCTTCAGCGCCAGCCCGGCCACGGGGGTCGTCACGTCACTCATTCCTTGACCTCCACGATCTGGTCGAACTCGTCCGTCACCGTCGGCATGCCGTCCCCGTCCCCGCCGCTCCAGCGCACCGTGAGCGTCGTCAGGGCCTCCTCCTGGTCCAGGACCACCGCCTTCTCCCGGTAGAGCTCCAGGAGGGCCAGGAAGCGCGCCACGACGGTCAGGGTGTCCGCCGCGTCCTCGGTGAGCTCCTGGAAGGTGGCCTCGCCCCGGGCCTTGAGCAGCGCCACGACCAGCCCGGCCTGCTCCCGGACGCTCACGAGGGGCGCGTGGATGTGGTCCACGTACACCTGGGGCTTCGCCCGGGGCTGCATGGCCTTGACCGCGAGCCGCGCCAGCCCCTCGCCGCCGATGCTGATGACCACCTCGGGGAGCAGCTCGGCGAGGTGGGGCTCCAGCCCCACGGTGCGCGGGTAGCGCTTGCCCTCGATCTCGGCCCGCTCCTGGAAGATCTCGGCGATCCGCTTGTACGCCCGGTACTGCAGCAGCCGCGCGAACAGCAGGTCCCGGGCCTCCAGCAGCGCCAGGTCCGCCTCGTCCTCCACCTCGGCGACGGGCAGCAGCCGGGCCGCCTTCAGGTCGAGCAGGGTGGCGGCGACGACGAGGAACTCGGTCGTCTGGTCGAGGTCCCAGTCGGGCCCCATCGCACGGATGTGCGCCATGAACTCGTTGGTGACCTCGGACAGCGCGACCTCGGTGACGTCCATCTTGTGCCGGGAGATCAACTGCAGCAGCAGATCGAAGGGCCCCTCGAAGTTCCCGAGGTGCACCGTGAACCGGCCGTCCCCGACGGGGTCCGGCACTGCTTCGGCCTCGACCGGCGCCCCGGCCGTGCGCTCGGGCACGGCCACAGGGGCCGCCAGGGGAGCCGCTACGGGCTCCCCGGCCCCCTCGGGCCCCTCGGGGCCACCGGGGGTCTCCGAGGCCGCCCCGGGGGCCGGTACGGGAGCACCCGGGCCGCGGCCCAGCGAGCGGCGGGGCGGGAGGCCGGGTTCGGCGGGAGGGGTCATCGCGGTCCAGGGAGGTACGGAGCGAACGTCTGGCTGACCTGGGCCGGGGCCCAGCCCCTAAGACTCCCACGCACGACCACGCCGAACCCTCGGGGACTCCGACCGAATCCGGGGCCCGGGGCTCTTCAGCCGCCCGGCGTTCGAGGACCGGCGTCCGGGGCGGAGCCCCAGGGGGGCCGGGCGCAGCCCTGGACCCCTACAGCCCGTCCGGCGCCTGAGGACCGGGTTCGGGCAGAGCCCGGGGAACGGTGGAAGGGCGGGGAGGGGACTTCACCCCGCAGGGCCCGCCCAGCTCGCCGCACGCGGCAAGGGCGACGGCCCAAGCCCGGCCGAGCCCCCGCAGGGACTCAGCGCCCCCGCAGCCGGCGGACCAGGATGCTCGCGTCGCCGCGGGACTCCAGGTCGGCCAGCACCACCGCGACGGCCTCCCGCACGATCCGACCCCGGTCGACCGCCAGCCCGTGCTCCCCGCGCAGCACCAGCCGCGCGTGCTCCAGGTCCATGAGCTCCTCGGCGGAGACGTAGACCGTGATCTTCTCGTCGTGCCGCTCGCGCCCGCTGGGCCGCCGGTTCGCACCCCGGCCCTGCCCCTTGCCCCGACCGGGGGTGGGGGCGGGGACGGCGTTACCGGAACCTTCCTGCGGCCGCCGCTGCGGGCCGACGCCCGGCTCCGTACCGGCTTCAGCCTCCCGGCTGCGGCCCTCTCCCGCCGTGCCCTCCGCGGCCGAAGCCGCGTGCTCCACGCCCCGCGCCGAGTTCGGCGAGGAGGAGGTCAGCGCCATCCCCCCGGTCGTACGGAACAGTTCGTCGGCTCCGGGCAGACTCACTCGGCGGGACACCGGGCGAGCACCTCCCTGGCCAGCTGGCGATAGGCGGCGGCACCGACGGAGTTGGAGGCGTACGTGGTGATCGGCTCGCCGGCGACCGTGGTCTCCGGGAACCGCACCGTGCGGCCGATGACCGTGTGGTAGACGTGATCGTCGAAGGCCTCGACGACGCGCGCCAGCACCTCACGGCTGTGCACCGTACGGGAGTCGTACATCGTGGCGAGGATGCCGTCGAGCTCCAGCTCCGGGTTGAGCCGCTCCTGCACCTTCTCGATGGTCTCGGTCAGCAGCGCCACACCGCGCAGCGCGAAGAACTCGCACTCCAGCGGCACGATGACCTTGTGAGCCGCCGTCAGGGCGTTCACGGTCAGCAGACCGAGCGAGGGCTGACAGTCGATCACGATGTAGTCGTAGTCGGGCAGCAGGGGCTTCAGGGCCCGCTGCAGCGTCGACTCGCGCGCGACCTCGCTGACCAACTGCACTTCGGCGGCCGACAGGTCGATGTTGCTCGGCAGCAGGTCCATGTTGGGGACCGCCGTCTTCAGCAGCACCTCGTCGGCCGACATGCCCCGCTCCATGAGCAGGTTGTAGACCGTCAGGTCGAGTTCCATCGGGTTGACCCCGAGGCCGACCGACAGCGCGCCCTGCGGGTCGAAGTCGACGAGCAGCACCCGGCGCCCGTACTCCGCGAGCGCCGCGCCCAGGTTGATGGTCGACGTGGTCTTGCCCACGCCGCCCTTCTGGTTGCACATCGCGATGATGGTCGCCGGACCGTGATCGGTCAGCGGTCCCGGGATCGGGAAGTACGGCAGCGGCCGTCCGGTCGGGCCGATCCGCTCACGGCGCTGGCGTGCAGCGTCGGGGGCGAGAGTGGCCGCGTACTCGGGGTCGGGCTCGTACTCCGCGTCCGGGTCGTAGAAATGCCCCTCGGGCACCTGTTCGTAGTCGGCGAAACCCACGGGCTTGTCGCCGCTCAGGTCGCCGGCCCTGGAGTTCACGTCTAGGCCGTCCATGCTCTTTTGGGGCGTCGTCATGTGCTGGTGGTTTGCGAAGGTGCGGACCGCTACGGATCCCACGGCTTCGATTCCGGCAGGACCCTGGCCCCGCGCAGGCCCTCCTGCTCGACCACCTCCAGGAGCAAATGTCGACTCATTCACAAGTCGTCTTACCTCCTCGGACGTGACCAGGACACTTATCGATAGGTCAGCGTGGCACCATGCCGACGGTTGGCGACTCTATGGCGTGTCACCACTCAGCGGCAACACAATCCGCCGGACCCACCGCGATGTGTCGGCAACCGAACACCACTCTGTCAAGGGCGTACGAGCTGTCGCCGGGAAGTTTCGCGGGTGCGCGAAAGGGTTAAAGGGTTACGTTCGAGGCGAGTTGAGCGGCCTCGCCGGGGACCCCGGGAACGCCTCCGGCCGGACCTCGCGAGCAAGGTCCGGCCGGATACGTGAGATTGACGTCAGTCGTTGACGAATCAGCCGAGCAGCGTGCTCAGCTCGAGGGTCTCGAGACCGTGGGCCTCGGCGACCTCACGGTAAACGACCTGGCCGTCATGGGTGTTGAGGCCAAGCGCGAGCGCCGGGTCACGACGCAGCGCCTCGACCCAGCCGAGGTTCGCGAGCTGCACGATGTAGGGCAGCGTGGCGTTGGTCAGGGCGTAGGTGGAGGTGTTCGGCACCGCGCCCGGCATGTTGGCGACGCAGTAGAAGACCGAGTTGTGGACCTGGAAGGTCGGCTCGGCGTGAGTGGTCGCGCGGGAGTCCTCGAAGCAGCCGCCCTGGTCGATCGCAATGTCGACAAGGACACTTCCGGGCTTCATCTTGGCGACGAGCTCGTTGGTGACCAGCTTCGGGGCCTTCGCACCCGGGATCAGCACCGCGCCGATGACGAGGTCGGCCTCGATGACGGCCTTCTCCAGCTCGAAGGCGTTGGAGACGATCGTCTTGATCTTCGTGCCGAAGATCTTGTCGGCCTCGCGGAGCTTGTTGATGTCGCGGTCCAGCAGGGTCACGTGGAAGCCCATGCCGACGGCGATCTGCACGGCGTTCCAGCCGGAGACGCCGCCGCCGATGACCACGCACTCGCCGGCGTGGGTGCCGGGGACGCCGCCGGGGAGCACGCCGCGGCCGCCGACCGAGCGCATCAGGTGGTAGGCGCCGACCTGCGGGGCCAGGCGGCCCGCGACCTCGGACATCGGGGCGAGCAGCGGGAGGGCGCGGTTCGCCGTCTCGACCGTCTCGTACGCGATGGCGGTGGTGCCGGACTCCAGCAGGGCGTCCGTGCACTCGCGGGAGGCCGCGAGGTGCAGGTAGGTGAAGAGGGTCTGGTCCTTGCGGAGGCGGTGGTACTCCTCCGCGATGGGCTCCTTGACCTTCAGCAGCAGGTCTGCGGTCGCCCAGACCTCGTCGGCGGTACCGAGGATCTCGGCGCCTGCGGACACGTACTCCGCGTCCGTGATCGAGGAGCCCACACCGGCGTTCTGCTCGACGAAGACCTGGTGGCCGTTGCGGACCAGCTCATGCACGCCGGCAGGCGTGATGGCGACCCGGAACTCGTTGTTCTTGACCTCGCGGGGGATGCCGACCTTCATCGTGGCTCACGGTCCTTGGCTCAGGGGATGTTTCGGGCTACTTCCATACAAACCCGTCCACAAGAACGCGCAACGGGATGCACCAGAGGATGACCTGGTGAAGCCAGTCTAATGAAGGATGAGCGGCTGTCTAGCCTTGCAAAGTAATAATCTCAGTCGGAAACGCTGCGGATTTCGCAGGCTGCGGGGTCATCTCCCAGCAATCTGTCGGCCGCGGACCTGTGCAGCCTGGCAGCCGCGGGATCGCCGAGCCGGTCCAGCGTGTCCGCCAGCCGCACCTGGAGCGCGGCCTGAAGTCGCAGGTCCCCGGCCTTCCGCGCGAGCTCCACCGCCTCCCGGCAGGTGTGCAGCGACTCCTCGGGCCGCCCCGCGTACTCCTGGATCCGCGCCATCTCGCTCAACGCCTTTGCCTGGCCCGGGACATCGGCCAGCTTCCGGTAGCCGGCCGAGGCCGCCCGCCAGCTCCGCAGCGCGTCCCCGTACCGGCCCGCGTACGTGTGCACGTTCCCCAGCCGTCCGTACAGCCGCGCCTCGTCCGCGCGCTCCCCCCGGGCGAGGGCATGGGACAGGGCCCGGCCGAACCAGTCGGAGGCCCGGTGCCAGTCACCCAGCTCCTGGTGCGCACCGCCTACGGATTCCATCGCGCGGCCCGACGCGTACGGGTCATTCGCCGCCTTTCCCGCGTCCAGCGCGGCCCGGTACCGGTCCAGCGCCTCCCGCGTCCGGCCGGTCTCGGCGTCCAGATCGGCCAGGTTCAGCAGCGCGGCGGCCTGTTCCCGGTGCAGATCGCGCCGCTCGGCCACGTCCAGCACGAGCCGGTGCAGCCCGTACAGCTCGGGCGCGGCCCCGGCGGTGCCGCGGTGCTCGGACAGCGCCCGCGCGAGCGCCGCCACGAACCTGCGCGCCAGGGTGTCCAGCTCCCCGTCGGCCACGGCCAGCGAGGCGGCGGCCAGCAGAGCGGGCAGCCGGGTGTCCAGCCAGGTCTCCGCCGCCCGCCGGTCGGCGAAGCGCAGCGCGCGCGGCACCCCGTCGAGCTTCTCCGGGGCCCCGACGAGCCCTCCGGGGCCGTCGTGCCCGTCCGCATCCGGCTCCGCCATGGCCCGGCAGGAGAGCAGCAGCCGTACGGTGCGCTCCAGCATCCGGGCCCGCGCGAGCTGGACCTCGGCGGGCCGCTCCTTGGCCTTCAGCAAGGCCTGGAGCAGCGGCGCGAGGCAGCCGGGCAGCAGGTACAGCCCGTCGTGGGCGGGCCTGAGCAGGCCCAGCGCGGCGAAGTCCTCCAGGGTCGACTGCGCGGCGGCCACGGAGCAGCCCGCGAGGGCGGAGGCCACGTGGGAGTCGACGAGGCCCGCCGGGGCAAGCGGAAGCAGCCGCAGGGTCCGCTGGGCGGGCTGCGGGAGGGATTCGTAAACGAGCCTGAAGGCCTTGGCCAGCGGACCGCCGACAGCGGTGGGCATATCGTGCAGCTGCTTGCCCACGTCCGCCACGGAGGCCTTGGGGCGCGCGGCGAGCCAGCCGCCGGCCAGGGCGAGCGCGGCGGGCTGGCCGCCGCACTCCTCGGCGAGGGCTTCGGCCGCGCGCGGGTCGTTGGCGACGCGGATGTCGCCGATGCGGTGGACGAGCATGCGGACGGCCGAGGGGGTGTCGAGACCGCCCAGGGTGCAGGGTCGGACATCCGGAATCCCGGTCAGGGGGCCCTCGGCGGTGACGACGACCAGGCACTCGGGGGTGTCCGGCAGCAGGGCGTCGACCTGGTGCGGATCGGAGGCGTCGTCGACGAGCAGGACCATGCGGCGGCCGGCCAGGGCCGTGCGCAGGGCGGAGCTGAGGTCGTCCTCGGCGGCGCCGGGCGGGGTGGGCTGCCCGAGCCCCTCCAGGAGGGTGCGGACGGCACGCTCCGTGGCGACGGCCTCCCCCGTGGGGGCGGTGAGGCGGACCTTCAGCACCCCGTCGGGATAGTCGTCGGCGATCTCCCGGACCAGCGCTTCGGCGAGGGCGGTCCGGCCGGAGCCCGGACGCCCGGCGACGAGGAGCACCCGGGCGCGCGGGGCCTTGGCCTTGCGGCCGGAGAGGGTGTCGAGCCCGGTTCGCGCGATGTCCTCGCGGAGCTCCTTGAGCTCACGCCGCCGCCCGACGAAATCCGTCACGGATCCGCTCCTCTCGCTGCCTTCGGATTGCGAGCGTAGTTCACACAGAGCGACGGACAGGGTGGAGCGCGGCGGACAAATCGCCCGATCGGATCAGCGGATGGGCACATTTTCTTGACGCGCGGCTCGCACCACTCGGCCCTGGCGGGCCTCCTGGGCTTCGCCGCGCTGCGCCGGACTCCGTCCGGCGGTGGCCGGGCGGGGGTGCGGCCACCGCCGCCTACTGACGGGCCCGGCGGGCGGGTGCGGGTGGGTGGGCGGCCCTGCGGGGCGTGTCCCCGACCCGCCCTTCCTCCGTTCCCAGAGCTCCGCCCTGACCCGGTCCTCAAGCGCCGGACGGGCTGAAGGGGGGTACCGGGCTGCGCCCGGACCCCCTGGGGCTCCGCCCCAGACCCCGCGCCTCAAACGCCGGCGAGGCTGGAATTGCCCTGCGGGCAATCCAGCCCCACCGGGCCCGCACGGTCAGAGCCGACTCCGGCCAAAATCCAGCCCCTCCGGCGTTTGAGGAGCGGTGGTCCGGGGGCCGGCCCCCGGCAACGGGTCCGGGCGAAGCCCGGGGAACGAGCGAAGGGCGGGTAGGGGACCCAGCCCCGCAGGGCCAGCCCACCCGCACCCGCCCGCCGACCCACGCCGAGACGGCATTCGCGGGGACCCCGACCAGCCACCGCCGGGCGGAGTCCGGCGCAGCGGAGCGAAGCCCGCGCAGCGGTGCGAGCTGCGCGTCAAGAAGGGGGCGGGGCTACGCCTCGTACGGGCGGGCCTGCCAGGGGGCGTCCGCCGGGCGGAGGGAGGACAGGGACGGGTCGGCGGCGAGGGCGGCCGACAGGGCCAGGGCTCCCGTCACGAGCCCGGGGTTGCCCAGCTCGCCCGCCAGGACGCCCCGGACCAGCTCCGGCAGCGGCACCCAGGCCAGCTCCATGTCCGCCTCCTCCGAGCCGGACTCCGCGTAGCGTTCGCCGTCCGCCTCGCAGACCCCCCGCGCGAGGAAGATCCGGGTGGCCTCGTCCGAGCCGCCGGGGGACGCGTAGAAGTCGGTCAGCACCCGCCAGTCCTCGGCCTTGACGTGCGCCTCCTCCGCGAGCTCGCGCTGCGCCCCGTGCAGCGGGTTCTCCCCCACGACGTCCAGCAGACCCGCGGGGAGCTCCCACAGCCGCCGCCGCACCGGGTGCCGGTACTGGCTGAGCACGAGCACCCGTCCCGCGTCGTCCAGGGCGAGCACGCACACCGACCCGGGGTGCACCTGGTAGTCGCGGCGGGCCACGGACCCGTCCGGCATGCGCACCTCGTCGGAGGCCACGGCCGTCTTCGCGCCCTGGAACGGCCGCTGCGTCGACACCGTCTCCCAGGATTCCGCAGTGTCCTTGATCTCCATGCCCCGAAGCCCTCCACAACGCGCGACAGCCGGGGTACGGATCTCCGTACCCCGGCTGCCAACGTTATGCGGTCGTGCGGCTACTTCGCCGCCTGCTGCCGTTCCACGGCCGCCTTGACCAGACCCGCGAACAGCGGGTGCGGGCGCGTCGGGCGCGAGCGCAGCTCCGGGTGGGCCTGGGTGGCCACCAGGTAGGGGTGGACCTCGCGCGGGTACTCGACGTACTCGACGAGCTTGTTGTCCGGGGAGGTGCCGGAGAAGACCAGACCGGCCTTCTTCTCCAGCTCACCGCGGTAGGCGTTGTTGACCTCGTAGCGGTGGCGGTGGCGCTCGTCCACGTACGCCTGGTCGCCGTAGACCTCGCGCACGATGGAGCCCTCGGCGAGCTTCGCCGGGTACATGCCCAGGCGCATCGTGCCGCCCAGGTCGCCCGCGCCCTCGACGAAGGCCAGCTGCTCCTCCATCGTGGAGATGACCGGGTTCGGGGTGGAGGCGTCGAACTCGGTGGAGTTCGCGTCCACGATGCCCGCCAGGTTGCGCGCGGCCTCGATGACCACGCACTGCAGGCCCAGGCACAGGCCGAGCAGCGGGACCTTGTTCTCGCGGGCGTAGGTGATCGCGCCGACCTTGCCGTTGACACCGCGGTCGCCGAAGCCGCCGGGGACGCAGATCGCGTCCACGTCGCCGAGGACCGCCGCGGCACCGGCCGGGGTCTTGCAGTCGTCGGAGGTGACCCACTTGATCTGGACGCGGGCCCTGTTGGCGAAGCCGCCGGCGCGCAGCGCCTCGGTCACCGACAGGTAGGCGTCCGGCAGGTCGATGTACTTGCCGACGAGCGCGACCTTGACCTCGTGGTCGGGGTTGTGGACCCGGTCCAACAGGTCCTCCCACACGGTCCAGTTGACGTCGCGGAAGGGCAGGTCGAGCTTGCGCACGACGTACGCGTCCAGGCCCTCGGTATGCAGGACCTTGGGGATGTCGTAGATCGACTTGGCGTCGATCGCGGCGACCACGGCCTCCTCGTCCACGTCGCACATCAGCGAGATCTTGCGCTTGATGGACGTCGGGACCTCGCGGTCGGCTCGCAGCACGATCGCGTCGGGCTGGATGCCGATGTTGCGCAGCGCGGCCACCGAGTGCTGGGTGGGCTTGGTCTTCAGCTCGCCGGAGGGGCCGATGTAGGGCAGCAGCGAGATGTGCACGACGAAGACGTTGTCGCGGCCGACCTCGTGGCGGACCTGGCGGACGGTCTCCAGGAACGGCAGCGACTCGATGTCGCCGACGGTGCCGCCGACCTCGGTGATGACGACGTCGACGTCGTCGGTGGCCATGCGGCGGATGCGGTGCTTGATCTCGTTGGTGATGTGCGGGATGACCTGCACGGTGTCACCGAGGTACTCGCCGCGCCGCTCCTTGGCGATGACCTGCGAGTAGACCTGGCCGGTGGTGACGTTGGCCGAGCCGTCGAGGTCGACGTCGAGGAAGCGCTCGTAGTGACCGATGTCCAGGTCGGTCTCGGCGCCGTCGTTGGTGACGAACACCTCGCCGTGCTGGAACGGGTTCATCGTGCCGGGGTCGACGTTCAGGTACGGGTCGAGCTTCTGCATCGTGACCCGAAGACCGCGCGCCTTCAGCAGCGCACCCAGGCTGGAGGCCGTCAGGCCCTTGCCGAGGGAGGAAGCGACACCCCCGGTGACGAAGATGTGCTTGGTCGTCATGGATTTGGGCGGCATCGCCAAGAGGGGGCTCCCGTGGTCGCGAAGGTGAGGTGCGTCCGGCGCCGGCCACCGTCGAACCGGAGGGTCTCAGGGGGCGCCGAAGCTGCGGTTTCGGGGCTCCTGATTCGCACAGGCAGACCACCGGTCCACGGGATACCAGCCTATCAGCGCCCGAGCCGGTCCGCCTCCGGCCACGCGGCGGGGGGCTTCCGCCGGGCCTCCGGGGGGCTTGTCACGGCGGTATCGCCGCCGCTCACCCGTTCGGCCGAACCTCATTGTCCCCAAGCTGACGGGGATCACTAGGGTGCCGTCTTGTCCTGCTCGGATCTCGATCACATCCCTGCCGAGCGGCCCCGCGAACGGCGTAACCCGTCCGGTTCCGGAATCATGGGCTGGACGCGGCCATC is a window from the Streptomyces sp. NBC_01244 genome containing:
- a CDS encoding pseudouridine synthase; translation: MRSSGNGNGGGNRNSGGGGGGRGGSPRGGSSSGGGGGYRGGGSGGGSGSGGGSRGGSSGGGYQGGGTRGGSSGGGYQGGGSSGGGSRGGSSGGGYQGGGSRGGSSGGGYQGGGSRGGSSGGGYQGGGSRGGSSGGGYQGGGSSGGYQGGGSSGGYQGGGSDRDREQAPRIRNPRPEERRYDVGPEGERNGRGGAKAGGGGARGAADANRGGGARGAAARGGAKGGPKVSRTPGIGGAGGPRSGPGSRSGQSKPRELEARIEERVRDRYADKPVIKTPKTFPGAEEEGERLQKVLARAGMGSRRACEELIEQARVEVNGEIVLEQGKRVKPSDEIKVDGLTVATQSHLFFALNKPAGVVSTMEDPDGRQCLGDYVTNRETRLFHVGRLDTETEGIILLTNHGELAHRLTHPKYGVKKTYVAAITGPLPRDIGKRLKDGIELEDGYARADHFRVVDQLGKNYLVEVTLHEGRKHIVRRMLAEAGFPVEKLVRTSFGPIELGDQKSGWLRRLTNTEVGMLMREVGL
- the scpB gene encoding SMC-Scp complex subunit ScpB, whose protein sequence is MSDVTTPVAGLALKPALEAVLMVVDEPATEAHLAKVLERTPREVARALRELVDEYEVQGRGFELRLVAGGWRFYSRADYAPAVEAFVLDGQQARLTQAALETMAVVAYRQPVSRSRVSAVRGVNCDGVMRTLLQRGLVEEAGTEPETGAILYRTTNYFLERMGLRGLDELPELAPFLPEADAIEAETQEGVPSFDPDSPDTDEDDKTTEL
- a CDS encoding segregation and condensation protein A, which produces MTPPAEPGLPPRRSLGRGPGAPVPAPGAASETPGGPEGPEGAGEPVAAPLAAPVAVPERTAGAPVEAEAVPDPVGDGRFTVHLGNFEGPFDLLLQLISRHKMDVTEVALSEVTNEFMAHIRAMGPDWDLDQTTEFLVVAATLLDLKAARLLPVAEVEDEADLALLEARDLLFARLLQYRAYKRIAEIFQERAEIEGKRYPRTVGLEPHLAELLPEVVISIGGEGLARLAVKAMQPRAKPQVYVDHIHAPLVSVREQAGLVVALLKARGEATFQELTEDAADTLTVVARFLALLELYREKAVVLDQEEALTTLTVRWSGGDGDGMPTVTDEFDQIVEVKE
- a CDS encoding ParA family protein, producing the protein MTTPQKSMDGLDVNSRAGDLSGDKPVGFADYEQVPEGHFYDPDAEYEPDPEYAATLAPDAARQRRERIGPTGRPLPYFPIPGPLTDHGPATIIAMCNQKGGVGKTTSTINLGAALAEYGRRVLLVDFDPQGALSVGLGVNPMELDLTVYNLLMERGMSADEVLLKTAVPNMDLLPSNIDLSAAEVQLVSEVARESTLQRALKPLLPDYDYIVIDCQPSLGLLTVNALTAAHKVIVPLECEFFALRGVALLTETIEKVQERLNPELELDGILATMYDSRTVHSREVLARVVEAFDDHVYHTVIGRTVRFPETTVAGEPITTYASNSVGAAAYRQLAREVLARCPAE
- the ald gene encoding alanine dehydrogenase; the protein is MKVGIPREVKNNEFRVAITPAGVHELVRNGHQVFVEQNAGVGSSITDAEYVSAGAEILGTADEVWATADLLLKVKEPIAEEYHRLRKDQTLFTYLHLAASRECTDALLESGTTAIAYETVETANRALPLLAPMSEVAGRLAPQVGAYHLMRSVGGRGVLPGGVPGTHAGECVVIGGGVSGWNAVQIAVGMGFHVTLLDRDINKLREADKIFGTKIKTIVSNAFELEKAVIEADLVIGAVLIPGAKAPKLVTNELVAKMKPGSVLVDIAIDQGGCFEDSRATTHAEPTFQVHNSVFYCVANMPGAVPNTSTYALTNATLPYIVQLANLGWVEALRRDPALALGLNTHDGQVVYREVAEAHGLETLELSTLLG
- a CDS encoding AAA family ATPase yields the protein MTDFVGRRRELKELREDIARTGLDTLSGRKAKAPRARVLLVAGRPGSGRTALAEALVREIADDYPDGVLKVRLTAPTGEAVATERAVRTLLEGLGQPTPPGAAEDDLSSALRTALAGRRMVLLVDDASDPHQVDALLPDTPECLVVVTAEGPLTGIPDVRPCTLGGLDTPSAVRMLVHRIGDIRVANDPRAAEALAEECGGQPAALALAGGWLAARPKASVADVGKQLHDMPTAVGGPLAKAFRLVYESLPQPAQRTLRLLPLAPAGLVDSHVASALAGCSVAAAQSTLEDFAALGLLRPAHDGLYLLPGCLAPLLQALLKAKERPAEVQLARARMLERTVRLLLSCRAMAEPDADGHDGPGGLVGAPEKLDGVPRALRFADRRAAETWLDTRLPALLAAASLAVADGELDTLARRFVAALARALSEHRGTAGAAPELYGLHRLVLDVAERRDLHREQAAALLNLADLDAETGRTREALDRYRAALDAGKAANDPYASGRAMESVGGAHQELGDWHRASDWFGRALSHALARGERADEARLYGRLGNVHTYAGRYGDALRSWRAASAGYRKLADVPGQAKALSEMARIQEYAGRPEESLHTCREAVELARKAGDLRLQAALQVRLADTLDRLGDPAAARLHRSAADRLLGDDPAACEIRSVSD
- a CDS encoding NUDIX hydrolase, which gives rise to MEIKDTAESWETVSTQRPFQGAKTAVASDEVRMPDGSVARRDYQVHPGSVCVLALDDAGRVLVLSQYRHPVRRRLWELPAGLLDVVGENPLHGAQRELAEEAHVKAEDWRVLTDFYASPGGSDEATRIFLARGVCEADGERYAESGSEEADMELAWVPLPELVRGVLAGELGNPGLVTGALALSAALAADPSLSSLRPADAPWQARPYEA
- a CDS encoding CTP synthase, with protein sequence MPPKSMTTKHIFVTGGVASSLGKGLTASSLGALLKARGLRVTMQKLDPYLNVDPGTMNPFQHGEVFVTNDGAETDLDIGHYERFLDVDLDGSANVTTGQVYSQVIAKERRGEYLGDTVQVIPHITNEIKHRIRRMATDDVDVVITEVGGTVGDIESLPFLETVRQVRHEVGRDNVFVVHISLLPYIGPSGELKTKPTQHSVAALRNIGIQPDAIVLRADREVPTSIKRKISLMCDVDEEAVVAAIDAKSIYDIPKVLHTEGLDAYVVRKLDLPFRDVNWTVWEDLLDRVHNPDHEVKVALVGKYIDLPDAYLSVTEALRAGGFANRARVQIKWVTSDDCKTPAGAAAVLGDVDAICVPGGFGDRGVNGKVGAITYARENKVPLLGLCLGLQCVVIEAARNLAGIVDANSTEFDASTPNPVISTMEEQLAFVEGAGDLGGTMRLGMYPAKLAEGSIVREVYGDQAYVDERHRHRYEVNNAYRGELEKKAGLVFSGTSPDNKLVEYVEYPREVHPYLVATQAHPELRSRPTRPHPLFAGLVKAAVERQQAAK